One region of Bubalus bubalis isolate 160015118507 breed Murrah chromosome 15, NDDB_SH_1, whole genome shotgun sequence genomic DNA includes:
- the LOC123329367 gene encoding LOW QUALITY PROTEIN: endogenous retrovirus group K member 7 Gag polyprotein-like (The sequence of the model RefSeq protein was modified relative to this genomic sequence to represent the inferred CDS: substituted 1 base at 1 genomic stop codon): MSDPLDPIFVVVFFCCSILSQLRRAHSRDLIDFAGWYWQVAPEQGLENRSTTTATARQGNSCQLFVHMLKTMLKGRGIHVNKLQLEKFLLFVKEVCPWFPEKATVSLETWKKVGKQLQTYYSLHGPNHVPVDAFSLWTLIRDCLDPEHEGHKIQTVLRDSTEPKVAEPSVPPPEPLYAVTEGAACKAGRNDDVLSSDEQEELDEQAAQYHREDVPWEMMVGKQPPSGKGELKHSGLSEEQLKNLIQKIVIAVKRDAQGDSHSSRPVPPACPPSVFAGLDPLPPFIELSEILLSPLQQAIKRANDEGEHSPGFSGIYPVFENAQQQRYYEPLPFKQLKELKMACAQYGPTVPFTQAIIEALGNKNLPPNDWKQVARACLSGGDYLLWKSEFAEQCGITADINRXQGLNTTCEMMVGEGDYQDINNQLNYLPGAYPQISAAALRAWKKLPNSDKKTEDLSKIHQGPDEPYQDFVASLLEAISKMIGDEQAGMVLAKQLAYENANLACQAALRPYRKKGGLSDYVRIYADIGPSYIQGITLAAALQGKTVKEVLYQQQKRDKG, encoded by the exons ATGTCTGATCCTCTCGATCCCATCTTTGTTGTAGTATTCTTTTGCTGTAGTATTCTTTCTCAGCTGCGTCGTGCACAttctcgggacctgatcgactttgctGGCTGGTACTGGCAGGTGGCGCCTGAACAGGGACTCGAGAATCGGAGCACAACTACGGCCACTGCCC GACAAGGCAATAGCTGCCAGTTATTTGTACATATGTTGAAAACTATGTTAAAAGGCAGGGGAATTCATGTAAATAAGTTACAGTTagagaaatttttactttttgtaaaaGAAGTTTGTCCTTGGTTTCcagagaaagcaacagttagTCTGGAAACTtggaaaaaagtaggaaaacaatTGCAGACATATTACTCCTTACATGGTCCCAATCATGTCCCTGtggatgctttttctttgtggACCCTCATAAGAGACTGTCTGGATCCTGAACATGAGGGACATAAGATTCAAACGGTCCTCCGGGATTCCACAGAACCCAAAGTTGCAGAGCCTTCCGTCCCTCCGCCTGAGCCGCTTTATGCTGTAACCGAGGGAGCAGCTTGTAAggctggaaggaatgatgatgtgTTAAGCTCTGATGAACAGGAAGAATTAGATGAACAAGCAGCTCAGTACCATAGAGAGGATGTGCCTTGGGAGATGATGGTTGGCAAGCAACCCCCCTCGGGAAAAGGGGAATTAAAGCATTCAGGGCTTTCTGAAGAACAGCTgaagaatttaattcagaaaattGTTATAGCAGTAAAAAGGGATGCACAGGGAGACTCCCACTCCAGCCGGCCTGTGCCTCCAGCATGTCCTCCCTCAGTTTTTGCTGGGCTCGACCCACTTCCACCTTTCATAGAACT aagtGAGATATTATTATCTCCTCTTCAACAAGCGATTAAGCGAGCTAATGATGAAGGAGAACATAGTCCCGGGTTTTCAGGAATCTATCCAGTATTTGAAAATGCTCAACAGCAGAGGTATTATGAACCGTTGCCCTTTAAGCAactaaaagagttaaaaatggcTTGTGCACAATACGGCCCGACTGTGCCGTTTACTCAGGCTATTATAGAGGctttaggaaataaaaatctgCCACCTAATGATTGGAAACAGGTCGCTCGGGCTTGTCTCTCTGGAGGAGATTATTTACTATGGAAATCTGAGTTTGCTGAGCAGTGTGGGATCACAGCCGATATCAATCGGTGACAGGGACTGAACACCACTTGTGAAAtgatggtgggagagggagattaTCAAGACATTAATAATCAACTTAATTATTTGCCTGGAGCCTACCCTCAGATTAGTGCTGCGGCTCTACGAGCATGGAAAAAACTTCCAAATTCTGATAAAAAGACCGaagatttatctaaaattcaCCAGGGGCCAGATGAACCATATCAGGATTTTGTTGCCAGCCTGCTTGAGGCAATTAGTAAAATGATAGGGGATGAGCAGGCGGGAATGGTGTTGGCTAAACAGCTTGCTTATGAGAATGCCAATTTGGCTTGTCAAGCTGCCCTGAGACCTTACAGAAAAAAGGGAGGCTTATCCGATTATGTACGGATTTATGCCGATATTGGCCCTTCGTACATTCAAGGCATAACTTTGGCCGCAGCATTACAAGGAAAGACAGTCAAAGAAGTACT